CTACTGCCCCAAGGTTTCGCCAGGGGTATATCAAATGGAAGAAATTATTGATCGGACAAACCTGGAGTAACTTCAGTGATTTTGATATTTTCCCCAATATTTTTGATTTTGTAGGGCCTAACGGAACCATGTTCATCAGAACGGTTCAGATCCGCTATTCAACACCTTTATCGAAAAAAGAAAGTCTTTCCCTTTCTCTGGAAGATCCTGATGCGGCGAGCATATTTCTTCCTAATAATGCTCCGAACTGGAAGAAGAAATCTATCCTTCCCATCTTCACAGCCGTATACAGATATGGCAATACAAGAGACTACTGTAAGCTGGGAACAATGGTTTCCCCCATAAGCTATGAAATAAAAAATGATGAACAAAAGCACACGGATGCCAATACAATTCTCGGATATAGCGGAATGGTTTCTGCCCGGCTTTATAGTGGGACATTAAATAATTTCAGATTCCAGTCTTCATACGGAAAAGGATATTCCAGCTATAATGTAGTTTTAAACGGTGAAAAATATGATGCGATCCCTGATATGGCCAACAACAGGCTGGTAGCTTTGAATTTATTCAATATTGTAGGCATCTATGAACATTGGTGGAATCCAAAACTGAGCTCGGTCATTTATTACAGCTTCTCTCAATTGGGAAGGAAGGATTTTGTTCCGGATACGATGATCCATAATTTCCAGAATTCAGGAATTAACCTGGCCTTTCAACCGCGTAAGAAACTAAGAATGGGTATCGAAGGAACTTACGGAATGCTGAAAAACTTTGGCCGGCAAAAAGCAAATATATTCCGGATCCAGCTTTCATCTTCTCTATCTTTTTAAAAAACACTGTTAAAAAGGGGTAATCATAAAGATTTCAACAAACTGATTTTCAGTGATGAAATTATTTATGAAAATTTATTAATTATATTTATTCTAAATTAATATATTTGCAACATGAATATGATTACCCCTTTTAAAGTACCGCCCTTAAGCCCTGTATATTCTTTTAATAATGAAGATATGTATTGCGAAAAAAAATCCTGTTGCAAGAAATTCAAAAAAGGAAAAAGATGTAAAAAGTGTCCGGGAAGGAAAAAAATGGCTTAATCTAGCTAAAACTTTTTATCAGAAAATAAACGGCTAAAACCAAAAGTATAACCGCCACAATAATCTGAATAACTTTCGGCTGTCCCTTAGGATTCACGGCTGTCCGTGGCTGACTCTTAAACAGATCTTCGGCGCCACTTCTAAATTTCTCCGTGTTACTTTCAAACACTTCCGTAATCGTAATTCCCTGCACCACCGTTTTGTGTAATAATGAATTGGTTGCATGCAGCAAAAGCTGGAATTTACC
The sequence above is drawn from the Chryseobacterium daecheongense genome and encodes:
- a CDS encoding DcaP family trimeric outer membrane transporter produces the protein MTKKKHKRLMVSFIFISLFNVKGQVKIITRQSGGSSPENSGDTWSAYVKGFIQTDAMLDFQEMGFKDGFIAPSIAIPQNNSVNSNFSIKQSQIGFGIKQMDENGNSDLSAYTEIDFLGPNGTTAPRFRQGYIKWKKLLIGQTWSNFSDFDIFPNIFDFVGPNGTMFIRTVQIRYSTPLSKKESLSLSLEDPDAASIFLPNNAPNWKKKSILPIFTAVYRYGNTRDYCKLGTMVSPISYEIKNDEQKHTDANTILGYSGMVSARLYSGTLNNFRFQSSYGKGYSSYNVVLNGEKYDAIPDMANNRLVALNLFNIVGIYEHWWNPKLSSVIYYSFSQLGRKDFVPDTMIHNFQNSGINLAFQPRKKLRMGIEGTYGMLKNFGRQKANIFRIQLSSSLSF